In one window of Halomarina pelagica DNA:
- a CDS encoding UvrD-helicase domain-containing protein yields MTDPNPQQQDLIDSTDGLYLVDAGAGTGKTFTITRRYANIVDEDDVAPEDVLLVTFTNNAAAEMKDRIVGHCEYGMRDLADAPIQTFHSLCHDLLQEHGYAAPTHLGIDDRITGSTRIVEDDLVEEALFGEFIDRFSDDHPEYDDYFRIVSKPTELLGLVSQLASKGVFPTANGWYRNGERYLDGDFEAFKSLFDEVNKPQNGGSKQSRLRSKLNRYGKNKCYLPDAPEKAQIRGQGTKSVPDAVARMVFDADREGLKAFVHDVYYEYLEFALGRNYLNFGFLQLFAFVLLCEDHALRESIAFDYAMVDEFQDSSEIQFKLTLLLAGTNNLCVVGDWKQSIYGFQYAEVENITAFEDRLNRFVDELNADHERVTFDTRPIHTIELIENYRSTQEILDFSEHGLLVPAANRDNVDVEAIQDRIVSLSTNTEHENTQIEAITSPEEHESVVAKIQELVGNDAYQVEADDGSLRTPEYRDVAVLTRTREFGRDLLQTAEEYGLPMAYEGGIELFRTPQAKLLLAWLRILESDTDRGWAVVLEEAGYTLDEIKHVLETEAYPENMRSFREKLAELETLGGVAERVFSRYGYDGATADVVLHTIQSVHTATTLTRGDLIRFIERGIEAGSTHDVHANAGANSVTVQTIHAAKGLEHPIVVLANMNSGRFPPSGGGSGTITFQDPVGLRQRKRYAEADGLPHVYDDWRTDVLRRCLPREYDEERRLLYVAITRAESHVIFSAGEDPNTFLEELPVEIEAWDTEPDADTVDDTEQTELLITVPTPEGPVGHSPHSLMREDVFEDVDDGMGKSFGTDVHDFAEAYARGDDVELNQDDPGWDDKQHVMSFLDGLSGDLLVEEDAYLPLDVDGTRVMISGIIDLVHVRADRIEVVDYKTDRGRHAEAEYRKQLSVYYHVLRELYPEREISASILYTVDGVREEIDPLSRDDLVDIVKSVSDMESLQAPSPLGSSR; encoded by the coding sequence ATGACTGACCCCAACCCTCAACAGCAGGACCTCATCGACAGCACCGACGGCTTATACCTCGTTGACGCCGGCGCAGGCACGGGGAAGACGTTCACCATCACGCGCCGCTATGCGAACATCGTTGACGAGGACGACGTCGCTCCTGAGGACGTGCTGCTGGTGACGTTCACGAACAACGCTGCAGCCGAGATGAAGGACCGGATCGTCGGCCACTGCGAGTACGGAATGCGCGATCTCGCGGACGCGCCGATCCAGACGTTCCATTCGCTCTGCCACGATCTCCTCCAGGAGCACGGCTATGCCGCGCCGACGCACCTCGGGATCGACGACCGCATCACGGGCTCGACACGCATCGTTGAGGACGACCTCGTCGAGGAAGCCCTGTTCGGGGAGTTCATCGACCGGTTCAGCGACGACCACCCCGAGTACGATGACTACTTCCGCATCGTCTCGAAGCCGACTGAACTCCTCGGACTCGTCTCACAACTCGCCTCGAAGGGCGTGTTCCCGACAGCCAACGGCTGGTATCGAAACGGCGAACGGTATCTCGATGGCGACTTTGAGGCGTTCAAATCGCTGTTCGACGAGGTAAATAAGCCACAGAATGGCGGGAGCAAGCAGTCACGGCTTCGCTCGAAGCTCAATCGCTACGGGAAGAACAAGTGCTACCTGCCAGACGCCCCTGAGAAGGCCCAGATTCGCGGGCAGGGCACGAAGAGCGTCCCCGATGCTGTCGCTCGGATGGTGTTCGACGCTGACCGCGAGGGACTCAAGGCATTCGTTCACGACGTCTACTACGAGTATCTCGAATTCGCGCTCGGCCGGAACTACCTCAACTTCGGGTTCCTCCAATTGTTCGCGTTCGTCCTGCTCTGTGAGGATCACGCGCTTCGTGAGTCCATTGCGTTCGACTACGCGATGGTTGACGAGTTCCAGGACTCCAGCGAGATCCAGTTCAAGCTGACGCTGCTACTCGCGGGCACGAACAACCTCTGTGTCGTCGGCGACTGGAAACAGAGCATCTACGGCTTCCAGTACGCCGAAGTCGAGAACATCACTGCCTTCGAGGACCGCCTCAATCGGTTCGTCGACGAACTGAACGCCGACCACGAACGGGTTACCTTCGACACTCGGCCGATTCATACCATCGAGCTTATCGAGAACTACCGCTCCACCCAGGAGATCCTTGACTTCTCGGAGCACGGGCTACTCGTTCCGGCGGCGAACCGGGACAATGTCGATGTCGAGGCCATTCAGGATCGAATCGTCTCACTCTCGACCAACACCGAACACGAGAACACCCAGATCGAAGCGATCACGAGCCCGGAGGAACACGAGTCGGTGGTCGCGAAGATACAGGAGCTAGTGGGCAACGACGCCTACCAGGTTGAGGCCGATGACGGGTCGCTTCGGACGCCCGAGTATCGAGACGTCGCAGTTCTCACGCGAACACGAGAGTTCGGCCGCGACCTGCTGCAGACCGCCGAAGAGTACGGACTGCCGATGGCGTACGAGGGCGGGATCGAGCTGTTCCGCACGCCCCAGGCAAAGTTACTGCTGGCGTGGCTCCGCATCCTCGAATCCGACACCGACCGCGGCTGGGCGGTCGTCCTCGAGGAAGCAGGCTACACACTCGATGAGATCAAGCACGTCCTGGAGACCGAGGCGTATCCCGAGAACATGCGCTCGTTCCGCGAGAAGCTGGCAGAACTGGAGACGCTCGGCGGGGTGGCCGAACGCGTCTTCTCGCGGTACGGGTACGACGGTGCTACAGCCGACGTCGTACTCCACACGATTCAGTCGGTACACACCGCGACGACACTGACTCGGGGAGACCTTATCCGGTTCATCGAGCGCGGCATCGAAGCGGGCAGTACCCACGATGTTCATGCGAACGCCGGTGCAAACTCAGTGACGGTCCAGACCATTCACGCAGCGAAGGGGCTCGAACATCCTATCGTCGTGCTCGCCAACATGAACAGTGGGCGATTCCCGCCATCGGGCGGCGGGAGTGGAACGATTACGTTTCAGGATCCGGTCGGACTCCGACAGCGGAAACGCTACGCCGAGGCTGACGGCCTTCCTCACGTATACGATGACTGGCGGACTGACGTCCTCCGCCGGTGTTTGCCCAGGGAGTACGACGAGGAGCGCCGACTGCTCTACGTGGCGATTACGCGCGCCGAGAGCCACGTGATCTTCTCGGCCGGGGAGGACCCAAACACGTTCCTCGAAGAACTCCCGGTTGAAATCGAAGCGTGGGACACTGAACCCGATGCAGACACCGTCGACGACACCGAGCAGACAGAGTTGCTGATTACGGTACCGACACCGGAGGGACCGGTCGGACACTCACCGCATTCACTGATGCGTGAGGACGTTTTCGAGGACGTCGACGATGGTATGGGGAAGTCGTTCGGCACCGACGTCCACGATTTTGCGGAAGCGTACGCGCGCGGCGATGATGTAGAACTGAATCAGGATGACCCCGGATGGGACGACAAACAGCACGTGATGTCGTTTCTCGATGGCCTGTCGGGCGACCTGCTCGTCGAAGAGGACGCCTACCTTCCGCTGGACGTCGACGGGACTCGCGTGATGATCTCCGGGATTATCGATCTCGTCCACGTTCGAGCTGACCGCATCGAAGTGGTCGACTACAAGACCGACCGTGGTCGGCATGCGGAAGCCGAGTACCGAAAACAACTCAGTGTCTACTATCACGTGCTTCGGGAGCTGTATCCTGAGCGTGAGATTTCGGCGTCGATTCTCTATACAGTCGACGGCGTTCGCGAAGAGATCGACCCCCTCTCGCGAGACGACCTGGTCGACATCGTAAAGTCGGTGTCTGATATGGAATCGCTCCAAGCTCCATCTCCGTTAGGTAGCTCCCGTTAA
- a CDS encoding PD-(D/E)XK nuclease family protein, producing the protein MPVTRAKPLDSLYDEVRDYDLVIVPDAPLASGLNRRLDRAHLGIFAITPRRLAAGRRERAEDRSAFLELVTTTDLEWKQAAYAIGNTLQCWEHQGRVDAVLDYDAYADTATETTVEQLSTLDTTSRRLDEYQIDDSKDVAVVGHDQFTTLERSILPTQYDTFDPFTDAAFDRPPFHIFDSSTAIVDAVLGIVSADNAEDVAVVADRGSEYATLVPSALEAADIPFIGGPGFADEQHHRGFVQFLRAATRGTETRVKTIRSVLSSLGIAVDVEHDDKRLQDVDAASLTWFQEFSAEIGETTFAGALTAYERQAGISLDAFRHELEALGIATDDVTRQGIDRLEYYLQSYEVPVDREDEGVLLADAKSAAYVDRPVVFYLGLDEAWTHSPPRRPWVDRDAEFSRNLTQFQLLLQNGVEQYYLVQDTIGGSPATPCLYFEDLLDDDFERFSDLDTVTHGRTFSAAQNGFEKESLDVSPTQIDTVSQSSLSTYVNSPRDYLFSRLVDGPDKDYFKEGNLFHDFAEFYVNHPDLIDEETIEDLVDVMLEEAGPFVRRVDRPTRRTKYRVGLETIVELLDERTPEGDDLLTPNSGWGQNFFAAHFDREVDSPFTERWFENEDLGLKGKIDLVHGPTHLLDYKSGSRKRASRVVKNSALDPPSDTPNFQALLYLAHRRSERPGERLQFTFFHFLETLDDVVAGEADLDETLTTVEYHPTQFEEHARSRATFEKLRDDGAKNCQKTLSKIEYTDYQAAFESVPLPATRDSDELIDSEFGQAMQTRLQECVGEYKYVSSGCKQLLRQLARVRSQNYFEEDLDAFETFVTERMMELNHRRAGEERFPVNGLAGEPNYRRVDNRDLLLDHD; encoded by the coding sequence GTGCCAGTTACGCGGGCGAAACCACTTGACTCCCTCTACGACGAAGTCCGAGACTATGACCTCGTCATCGTTCCTGATGCGCCGCTTGCCAGTGGGCTGAACCGACGTCTTGATCGCGCTCATCTCGGTATATTTGCCATCACGCCGCGCCGACTCGCAGCAGGCCGCCGCGAACGCGCCGAGGACCGGAGTGCCTTTCTCGAACTCGTTACGACCACCGACCTCGAGTGGAAGCAGGCTGCATACGCGATCGGCAACACGCTCCAATGCTGGGAGCACCAGGGACGCGTCGATGCCGTTCTCGACTACGACGCCTACGCCGACACCGCGACGGAAACCACCGTCGAACAGCTCTCAACGCTCGATACGACCTCCCGGCGACTCGACGAGTACCAAATCGACGACAGCAAAGACGTCGCCGTCGTCGGCCACGACCAATTCACGACCCTCGAACGATCGATTCTCCCAACGCAGTACGATACGTTCGATCCATTCACCGATGCCGCATTCGACCGACCGCCGTTCCACATCTTCGATTCAAGTACAGCAATCGTCGACGCTGTGCTCGGCATCGTCTCCGCCGACAATGCGGAGGACGTCGCGGTCGTCGCGGATCGCGGGAGTGAATATGCAACGCTCGTTCCGAGCGCGCTCGAAGCCGCCGATATTCCGTTTATCGGTGGCCCCGGGTTCGCTGACGAACAGCACCACCGTGGATTCGTCCAGTTCCTTCGCGCTGCTACTCGCGGGACGGAGACGCGCGTGAAGACCATTCGTTCTGTTCTCTCCAGCCTCGGGATCGCCGTCGACGTTGAACACGACGACAAGCGGCTACAGGATGTCGACGCTGCCAGTCTGACGTGGTTTCAGGAGTTCAGCGCGGAGATCGGCGAAACAACGTTCGCTGGAGCACTTACTGCATACGAACGACAGGCCGGAATCAGCCTCGATGCGTTCCGACATGAACTCGAGGCGCTCGGGATCGCTACCGACGACGTCACTAGACAGGGCATTGATCGGCTCGAATACTACCTTCAGAGCTACGAGGTCCCCGTCGACCGCGAAGACGAAGGGGTTCTCCTGGCCGACGCAAAGTCAGCAGCCTACGTGGACCGCCCCGTCGTATTCTACCTCGGCCTCGACGAAGCGTGGACTCACTCTCCACCACGTCGTCCGTGGGTCGACCGTGACGCTGAATTCAGTCGGAACCTGACGCAGTTTCAGCTCCTCCTCCAGAACGGCGTCGAACAGTATTACCTCGTTCAGGACACGATCGGCGGCTCACCCGCAACGCCGTGTCTCTACTTCGAGGACCTCCTTGATGACGACTTCGAACGGTTCAGCGATCTCGACACGGTGACTCACGGACGGACCTTCAGTGCGGCCCAGAATGGGTTCGAGAAGGAATCACTCGACGTCTCACCGACGCAAATCGACACTGTCAGCCAGTCCAGTCTGAGTACGTACGTCAACAGCCCGCGTGACTACCTCTTCAGTCGGCTTGTCGATGGCCCCGATAAGGACTACTTCAAGGAGGGGAATCTCTTCCACGACTTCGCCGAGTTCTACGTCAACCACCCCGACCTGATCGACGAGGAGACCATCGAAGACCTTGTAGACGTAATGCTCGAGGAGGCGGGTCCGTTCGTGCGGCGCGTCGACCGTCCAACGCGCCGTACCAAATACCGGGTCGGCCTCGAAACCATCGTCGAGCTGCTCGACGAACGCACCCCGGAGGGTGACGACCTGCTCACTCCGAACAGTGGGTGGGGGCAGAATTTCTTCGCGGCCCATTTTGACAGGGAAGTCGACTCGCCGTTCACGGAGCGCTGGTTCGAGAACGAAGACCTCGGACTGAAAGGCAAGATCGACCTTGTTCATGGACCGACTCACCTCCTCGACTACAAGAGTGGGAGTCGGAAACGGGCGTCTCGCGTCGTCAAGAACTCCGCGCTCGATCCACCGAGCGATACGCCGAACTTCCAGGCACTTCTCTATCTCGCCCACCGTCGGAGCGAGCGCCCAGGCGAGCGCCTACAGTTCACGTTCTTCCACTTTCTCGAGACGCTCGACGACGTCGTCGCCGGCGAGGCGGACTTAGATGAGACGCTGACGACCGTTGAGTATCATCCGACCCAGTTCGAGGAGCACGCCCGGTCGCGAGCGACGTTCGAGAAGCTCCGCGATGACGGGGCGAAGAATTGCCAGAAGACGCTCTCGAAGATTGAGTACACTGATTATCAAGCCGCGTTCGAGTCGGTCCCGCTACCGGCGACACGCGATAGTGACGAACTCATCGACTCCGAGTTCGGGCAGGCGATGCAAACCCGACTCCAGGAGTGTGTCGGCGAGTACAAATACGTCTCGTCGGGCTGTAAACAGCTGCTTCGTCAGCTGGCACGAGTTCGGAGTCAGAACTACTTCGAAGAGGATCTCGACGCCTTCGAGACGTTCGTCACCGAGCGTATGATGGAACTTAACCACCGACGTGCTGGCGAAGAACGCTTCCCTGTGAACGGACTCGCCGGTGAACCGAACTACCGTCGCGTGGACAACCGCGACCTCCTTCTTGACCATGACTGA
- a CDS encoding IS1595-like element ISHrub1 family transposase has protein sequence MSKTQPAFGGMLRNLIDDGILELRTEPLDALVERRLKQLWEHTPCPRCGNRTIRTWEHSDRVWCRSCQFKPAYTYGTPFSEKDLPAGEVLLAFILYADTLLSINQIAIVLDRAYNTIHTAIRDLEAALERGFPIVWNRLKRPHSGPLQIDESGKVCSGYKGQDPPRPGRARGGSSRTGRTRWQGRHGDQLTLVAACRDELTVIRAKKGIRYEGDLGPVIEEAEDLSQPLGEVWTDGLQAYRWMEYDHRTVVHKERYVSPDGVHINQVECLWSLLHPWLRKFRGLSKQGLEQAAHTFGCVRSLNRIGASLFALIDCFALHRFRSFA, from the coding sequence ATGTCTAAAACCCAGCCAGCCTTCGGCGGAATGCTTCGAAACCTAATCGACGACGGTATCTTAGAGCTTCGGACCGAGCCGCTCGACGCCCTCGTCGAGCGGCGTCTCAAGCAACTCTGGGAGCACACACCGTGCCCTCGCTGCGGAAATCGGACGATCAGAACGTGGGAGCACTCCGATCGTGTCTGGTGTCGCAGCTGCCAGTTCAAACCCGCCTACACCTACGGCACACCCTTCAGCGAGAAGGACCTCCCCGCAGGCGAGGTCCTTCTCGCGTTCATTCTCTATGCAGATACCCTGCTCAGCATCAATCAAATCGCGATTGTGCTTGACCGCGCGTACAACACGATTCACACAGCAATTCGTGACCTGGAAGCCGCGCTCGAGCGCGGCTTCCCAATTGTCTGGAACCGTCTCAAACGACCGCACAGCGGCCCGTTACAAATCGATGAGAGTGGCAAAGTCTGCTCAGGATACAAGGGCCAAGACCCGCCGCGGCCCGGACGGGCTCGCGGCGGGTCGTCTCGAACTGGACGCACTCGATGGCAAGGACGTCACGGTGACCAACTGACGCTCGTCGCGGCCTGCCGCGACGAGCTCACTGTCATTCGCGCGAAGAAAGGAATCCGCTACGAGGGTGATCTTGGACCGGTAATTGAGGAGGCTGAAGACCTCTCCCAGCCACTGGGAGAGGTCTGGACCGACGGTCTCCAAGCGTATCGCTGGATGGAGTACGACCACCGGACGGTCGTTCACAAGGAGCGGTACGTTTCGCCGGACGGCGTCCATATTAATCAGGTTGAGTGCCTGTGGTCACTCCTGCATCCGTGGCTGCGGAAGTTCCGCGGCCTGTCCAAGCAAGGCTTGGAACAGGCCGCTCATACCTTCGGCTGCGTTCGATCCTTGAACAGGATCGGCGCGTCGCTGTTCGCACTCATCGATTGCTTCGCCCTCCACCGTTTCCGTAGCTTTGCGTAA
- a CDS encoding exodeoxyribonuclease VII small subunit, giving the protein MAKDTDIADAIDHVNEIIDHLESDDLSLDEGETLLADGHERIAALRDRLDGEQGEIIELDE; this is encoded by the coding sequence ATGGCGAAGGATACCGACATTGCGGACGCCATCGACCACGTCAACGAAATCATCGACCACCTGGAGTCCGACGATCTCTCTCTAGACGAGGGCGAGACCCTCCTCGCGGACGGTCACGAGCGGATTGCTGCACTTCGTGACCGCCTTGACGGTGAGCAGGGCGAGATCATCGAGCTCGACGAGTGA
- the xseA gene encoding exodeoxyribonuclease VII large subunit, whose product MDSGRRETTDANTESIASGGGDVLTVRQLNERIAYSIESTDTLHGVQCIGEVTNLSQSRSALYFSLTDGDCELPCMLWRNRYQNMNIDLDDDMQVILEGNIDFWVDGGRISLKPWQVTVVGEGEQAAALERLHAELDDRGWFDEQHKTDPPRFPDRIGIVTSLNGDARYDIQNAIHSRNSTVDLVVKHAAVQGDHAPTSLANSIHFLDRNDEVDTIIVGRGGGSDSDLMAFNTESVAEAIFTARTPVVAAVGHTEDQTIAGRIADVDAITPTEAGEYAVTSLEQFRTSELKALEENLDAAYEALEREHEHEQELSTAVEEAQAHDGVQTIYYKVAIAGLLILLGIVVFLWLVV is encoded by the coding sequence ATGGATAGTGGACGACGTGAGACAACAGATGCGAACACCGAATCAATAGCTTCTGGTGGAGGCGACGTTCTCACCGTCCGTCAGCTGAACGAGCGTATCGCTTACTCCATAGAATCTACCGATACGCTTCATGGTGTCCAGTGCATCGGAGAGGTTACGAATCTTAGCCAGAGCCGATCGGCCCTCTACTTCTCACTCACTGATGGCGACTGCGAACTGCCCTGTATGCTCTGGCGGAATCGCTACCAGAACATGAACATTGACCTCGACGATGATATGCAGGTCATCCTCGAGGGCAATATCGATTTCTGGGTAGACGGTGGACGTATCAGTCTGAAGCCCTGGCAAGTCACCGTCGTCGGCGAGGGAGAGCAAGCGGCTGCGCTAGAGCGGTTACATGCAGAACTCGACGATCGAGGATGGTTTGACGAGCAGCACAAGACCGATCCGCCACGATTCCCCGACCGGATCGGCATCGTCACCTCACTCAACGGTGACGCTCGCTACGACATCCAGAACGCAATTCACAGCCGAAATTCGACCGTCGACCTCGTGGTGAAGCACGCGGCCGTGCAGGGAGACCACGCCCCGACGTCCCTCGCGAACAGCATCCACTTCCTCGACCGAAACGATGAGGTGGATACGATCATCGTTGGACGAGGCGGCGGCAGCGATAGCGACCTGATGGCGTTTAACACCGAATCCGTCGCCGAAGCAATCTTTACGGCGCGAACACCGGTCGTTGCCGCCGTCGGACACACCGAAGATCAAACCATCGCCGGTCGCATCGCGGACGTCGACGCGATTACGCCGACCGAAGCTGGGGAATACGCAGTCACCTCACTCGAACAGTTCCGAACGAGTGAGCTGAAAGCGCTCGAAGAGAATCTCGATGCAGCCTATGAAGCACTCGAACGTGAGCACGAACACGAGCAAGAACTCTCTACGGCGGTCGAGGAAGCACAGGCTCATGACGGCGTGCAGACAATCTACTACAAGGTAGCGATCGCCGGATTGCTCATCCTGCTCGGCATCGTCGTGTTCCTCTGGTTGGTGGTCTAA
- a CDS encoding halocyanin domain-containing protein produces the protein MSPGLHTDRRNFLKTAAALTVTGSLLAGCTSSGTPGDSDNTPNADSGGQASFDGWFENTANYQEVIDKTDASTVTVQVGADGNNGAYAFAPPAIKIASGTTVTWEWTGMGGSHNVVADDGSFESEMTAERGHTFDHSFDSAGTYKYYCLPHKAMGMKGVVVVE, from the coding sequence ATGAGCCCAGGCCTGCACACCGATCGACGGAACTTCCTGAAGACAGCGGCTGCACTGACCGTTACTGGCTCACTCCTCGCTGGCTGTACCAGTAGTGGGACACCTGGCGATTCCGATAATACCCCGAACGCCGATAGCGGTGGTCAAGCGTCATTTGATGGGTGGTTTGAAAACACCGCAAACTACCAAGAAGTCATCGACAAAACTGACGCGAGTACCGTAACTGTCCAAGTCGGTGCCGACGGGAACAATGGTGCGTACGCGTTCGCGCCGCCGGCGATCAAGATCGCCTCGGGAACAACGGTCACCTGGGAGTGGACCGGCATGGGCGGATCCCACAACGTGGTTGCAGATGACGGAAGTTTCGAGAGTGAGATGACCGCTGAGCGGGGGCACACCTTCGACCACTCGTTCGACAGCGCCGGGACGTACAAGTACTACTGCCTGCCGCACAAGGCGATGGGAATGAAAGGCGTCGTTGTAGTTGAGTAG
- a CDS encoding DUF7333 family protein gives MQFNTTITAVTFLVLFAVLIGGTAMSPMSTSTVAMVSVGLFVFGILSLVLGVKHGEYRAKGQ, from the coding sequence ATGCAATTTAACACGACGATAACGGCGGTAACATTTCTCGTCCTCTTTGCGGTACTCATTGGCGGAACTGCTATGAGTCCAATGAGCACGAGTACGGTGGCAATGGTTAGCGTCGGCCTCTTCGTATTCGGTATACTGTCGCTCGTGCTCGGCGTGAAACACGGGGAGTATCGCGCAAAAGGACAATAA
- a CDS encoding DUF7521 family protein yields MSPQITTAVTVLKTLTLLLGGLITYHSFTAYRRTASPALRALALGFGFVTVGALLAGIVDQLIPVDPSIALIVESIFTTAGFAIILYSLYVE; encoded by the coding sequence ATGAGCCCACAGATTACGACCGCCGTTACGGTACTCAAGACACTCACACTGCTACTCGGAGGACTGATTACCTACCACTCATTTACGGCATACCGACGGACGGCATCGCCCGCACTGCGTGCGCTTGCGCTCGGCTTCGGGTTCGTTACGGTAGGTGCCCTTCTCGCGGGTATCGTGGATCAGCTCATCCCCGTCGATCCGAGCATTGCACTCATCGTCGAGAGCATCTTCACGACAGCAGGATTCGCGATCATCTTGTATTCATTGTACGTGGAGTGA
- a CDS encoding helix-turn-helix domain-containing protein codes for MVRDPFAVDTPQLQDVLDALDDPDCRTIIKHVEEPMTASELAETCEIPLSTMYRKLELLSEASLLEERIEVRTDGRHTTRYDLGFEEVRVGLDEDRSIEVAIKRREQTPDRRLSELWSEVRKEI; via the coding sequence ATGGTACGTGATCCATTCGCTGTGGATACCCCACAGTTACAGGACGTCCTCGACGCGCTGGACGACCCGGACTGCCGGACCATCATCAAACATGTTGAGGAACCCATGACCGCGAGCGAACTCGCTGAGACCTGCGAGATTCCGCTCTCAACGATGTATCGAAAGCTCGAACTTCTCAGCGAAGCCTCGCTACTGGAGGAACGAATCGAGGTCAGAACGGATGGCCGACACACAACACGATACGACCTCGGCTTCGAGGAGGTCCGAGTCGGCCTCGATGAGGATCGATCGATCGAGGTAGCAATCAAACGCCGGGAACAGACGCCGGATCGGCGGCTGTCTGAACTCTGGTCGGAGGTACGCAAGGAAATATGA
- a CDS encoding helix-turn-helix domain-containing protein, whose translation MPRANLTLTIPNGIWIGDISRTHPDALFRILAAFPSDHAGVALTEVTAEELETILAEFADSEAVIELDILQRHDDTALIQFETTMPLLLLSAQGAGIPLEMPFRLIDGQIEWEVTAPQRRLSELGTQLESFGIPFTVNEIHQQIEAEQLLTDRQLQLLRAAAEHGYYDTPRRCSLTELADELGIAKSTCSETLHRAEEKIVKEFVENLGDGTPETETT comes from the coding sequence ATGCCACGAGCAAACCTCACGCTCACCATCCCGAACGGAATTTGGATCGGAGATATTTCCCGTACGCATCCTGATGCACTGTTTCGGATTCTGGCGGCGTTTCCCAGTGACCATGCTGGTGTTGCTCTGACCGAGGTGACTGCCGAGGAGTTAGAGACCATACTCGCTGAATTCGCGGATAGCGAAGCGGTCATCGAACTTGACATCCTCCAACGGCACGACGACACGGCGTTGATCCAGTTCGAGACGACGATGCCGCTCTTATTGCTCTCTGCGCAAGGAGCGGGTATTCCGCTCGAAATGCCGTTCCGCCTGATCGACGGCCAGATCGAATGGGAGGTCACGGCGCCACAGCGTCGACTCTCCGAACTCGGTACGCAGCTCGAGTCGTTTGGGATTCCATTCACCGTCAATGAGATCCACCAGCAGATCGAGGCTGAGCAGCTGTTAACGGACCGCCAGTTACAGCTCCTCCGGGCGGCAGCTGAACACGGCTACTACGACACCCCGCGGCGTTGCTCGTTAACCGAACTCGCGGATGAGCTGGGCATCGCGAAATCCACGTGTAGCGAAACGTTGCACCGCGCCGAGGAGAAAATCGTCAAAGAGTTCGTCGAGAATTTGGGCGACGGTACCCCTGAGACGGAGACCACATGA
- a CDS encoding DUF2249 domain-containing protein — translation MSVEAIDDGTYELDAREIDGEPFGDIMAALEGLDDDETLVLINSFEPKPLYNVLEQRGFTHETTQRADDEWHVSITHV, via the coding sequence ATGAGTGTAGAAGCCATCGACGACGGGACGTACGAACTCGACGCGCGCGAAATCGACGGTGAACCGTTCGGTGACATCATGGCCGCGCTAGAAGGCCTTGATGATGACGAGACACTCGTCCTCATCAATAGTTTCGAGCCAAAGCCACTCTACAACGTCCTCGAACAACGCGGATTCACGCACGAGACGACGCAACGGGCGGACGACGAGTGGCACGTTTCGATCACTCACGTATAG
- a CDS encoding DUF2249 domain-containing protein produces the protein MSDQTLDLRNIPPAERHPMIHDKFAELESGEALTLINDHEPKPLFYEMQAEVDEFDAERYEVEQRDVNEFVAKLPKK, from the coding sequence ATGTCTGATCAGACCCTCGATCTCCGTAACATCCCGCCTGCTGAGCGGCATCCGATGATTCACGACAAGTTTGCCGAACTAGAAAGCGGCGAGGCGCTGACGTTGATCAATGATCACGAGCCGAAGCCGCTGTTCTACGAGATGCAGGCGGAAGTCGACGAGTTCGACGCCGAGCGGTATGAAGTCGAACAGCGCGACGTCAACGAGTTCGTCGCGAAGCTCCCCAAGAAATAG